GTCACATAGCTGAGGTGAATTTGGATAATATTGAGGGTGTCTTTAGGACTCATACGACTCTTTGCTAAGCAGTTACGGCTACTTACAAGGGTTGATTCATGCATGGTCATGGTATGGCCTCGAGAATCTTATCATTTAACCATTGAGGGATCTTTATTTATAGAACTAACATGCCAATGCTCATTTGACACGTGTAAAGTCATTACAAGTGGGCTATCTTAATAACAGAATCTGCTTAAGAGGTCCCATCAGACTGTCTTTTGTAATAATGGTCCTGATACAATAGGGCCAACAAAGACACACGATAACTAGTCAGGCAAGCATATTAGACTCCTCATCTGACTAGTTCACCCAATCAAGTGCACACATTAGTCTTATAAATGAAAAAGGTTCTCGAGtttaaataagttaaatattacTGGAACTAGGCCTGTGTAGCTTCAAATCTCCAATCCTTGTTTCTTATAAGCAGATTGTGGTGTTGTCAACATAATGACAGATGTTAATTCCATTGTCCGTATAGTTTCCGGCATGTTGGTTATGTTATTTTGATGACATTAACTGCAATGGGGTTAGTGTTTGTCATGGTGAATTCATCTAACGAGGTCGTCAATCATCTAGAGTTTTCATTATGAGAACTATACGACTGCTTTGATGTGAAAGTTGGCCAAGCGTCCTTCTTTGATTCAGGGTTGTGGGTGACAATGAGACAAAGATAAGGGTGTTGTTGAGTAGGTTTCTATTTTATTAGGTTTAAGGAGAATCCAGATTCATTTGAGACGAGGCCCTGTTTATCTGATGGCTCATATGTTTGTATCTTGAAGATATTTGACTCCTTCTAGGAACATATGCACCTCCACATCATGCTCACCAATTTCTTTGATAGCATATGTACGAATACTTTAAATACTTATATGTGTCATTTATCCGaatacatatttatttatctAATATCAgtatttaattttacttataagttaaaaaattattttaaataatcagAAGTCATAagtaaggtattccttatttatgatttatttacttattttaaaattttgttttgataaaataaaatactgtattatcctaataattttttaaatatcaatACTATCCCATTTTAGCAATCAGATAttctattttggtcattttaataaattaaattacttttaagcACTTTTAATCAAACActtgaattatttaaaaattaattttaaatagttttactaaacaattaattaattatttttaaattaatttataagttaaaaaatacaataaaaattaagtagttaggttaaacaccttctaaaagtttaatttctaaaatacaaGACACAAATGTTATTAATGCTAAAAATTTATGcactaaataataaattttcaaaataaatattcataTCCAAGGTTAAGCTTTACAAATAACAATCTGCAGTCAAAGATAAAAGGAGGATATAATATGCAAGTGCGAAGGCTATTTAATTTGCACGTTAAAAAAATTCTGTTAtctattttttagttttttatacaaatagttaaatgattaaaaaaaataataacgtATGTTTAATTTagtctatttttttatttttaatcaaattgtttTATAAATTTCAACTTAATCTCTATTTGGCTTAAAATAGAATCACAATGTACACGATGCATAAGTTGCATGTTCAATTTAAtctgattttaattaaaataaaaattacttaaaaataatttttaattattaaaagtataatattctaatttaattaattatatgaaaatatgaaatcatattttcatattttagttataatttatttaaatatttatttataatcaattatatgaaaattataaaaataatattttatatttttaatttaaattaattatagttaATTTTAAATCATTGGttgataatttgaatatttttaaatcattggttgataatttgaatatttattttagtttatttaattttaattaattatttaattttaattaattatttaattttaattaattttataaaaaatatttaattaattaatttatttacttagatGAAAATAAATCATATTGAGCATGCTCAATAAATACAAGgacaaattaaatattatattcaaCAGGTAAGTTTTACTAGATGATTACAtgattaaattaaacttaaattaaagttttaaattaatttaactaaaaaaatAGATTAAACATGCATGTTATAGATGAAATAATTCATTTTTCTTCTACCAAATCATTCATCAccattacttatttatttatttttttaatatacaatgttcaagtagttaatcatacatattttttaatcataaaatatttttggttcacaaatttttcaagcatctcaaataCAAAACAATGCAAATAAGTAATCTTCATGCATTACAAGCTTCTCATTGATAAATTGTATATTTCAATTCGAGTAAAACTTCAAGATTTAGTCTCCATTTCTTTTACAGAGTAAGGCCGGAGGAAAAGGCAATCCCAGCCATGTTTAGGCCTTTCATGTTGCAATTAGGGACTGGAATCAAAGTCCAATAGCACCTATTTATATCATAAGATAGCCAGATTATATCCCATAAAACCTCACAATTAGACAACAACACTGCCCTAATTACCCCATCTCTTCGCTCTAAGCACCCCATTATTACCCTATACGGCTTCATAATTTCCTCCATTATTCTGCTTGGAACTTTTGAATTACGCTCCCACTGCCCACCGCTTGACCCCAAGGCCCACAATTCTATACCATTTAACATCCTCGCTCCTGTATCCGCATCACCCACACCGTTGGATTTTATGATCAACATGTGCCCATCACCGTGCACGTATAACCGATCAATCACATTCCCCCAGCTATATCCAACGGTTAATTGCTGCTCATCATCTCCTCCGCCTTCAAATCTTGGCCGCACAACTACTGGAGCATCATCAGATTCAAATCCAGCCATCATTACTACGCTTTCATAGGGTCCATTGACAACATTGAGAAATATGTAATCATCCTCTCTTTGGAAGCCACGTGGCAATCCAGCAAAATTTTCCCTTGCTTCCATAGAAAGCCACTTGTCAGTTTCTGACGTGTACACAAATAAAACTGGTCGATTCTCCACTAACTCCGCGAACAAAAAACGAAAACTATTCGATCCGGAAACCAATTTCATCCCAGATCTTCGCCAAGAAGACGTGCCACGTGGACCCAGTGGGCTTGGAGGAATCCTTTTAACTGTCTTCGCAGACAAATTAACAGCAATAACTGCCTTACGAGTGTTAGAGGAAAAAAGGAAAACGTCGCCGCTTGCTGTCAGAAAGTAAATGCTCTCACCTGGAGAGATCAAAGGTTTCAGCAAATTGACAATTTGTAGCTTGAACCACCGATCGGACTGATTGGAAAAGCCGTGAAGCACAGCGTCGCGATGCCAGCGTTTCTTGTAGACGAAGAGCCAGGTGGTAGACTTCGATCGCGAATTGTAATAGCGTACAAAATGTTGATCAGAGATTAAATCAGATAATGATTTGTTGAGAGATTTGAGACAAAGAATTTCAGGTATAAGGAGATTGAGGAGTATGCGGTGTATGAGTTCCGAAGGAAGAAGGCAAAATCCAATAGAATTTGTTGACAAATTTCGAGGATTTTCCATAGAGGGTTGGGTTAGAGGTTTGAGATGTGGGAGTGGTAATGCAGAGGCAATGCAGGTGGATTCATTAATGAATATATAAttcatatgtgattatattattgGGTTAATGAATTAAACTTATTAAATTATGCAATTAAAGGACAAATTATCCAACAAAGCAGGCCATGCATGGGACTTGTCATAGTGGTCAGGGGAAAGGACGGTGGGAGGCAATTGAGACATTGCATTTTGTTTTTACGTAAAGGTTgacttttatataaatataaaaattgataaTTTAATCGATGATAAGTAAGTTTTTATTTTGAGTAATTGGACTAATTTTGTtggattatatatataatattaaattaaatgattaaggagaatttttaaagtaaaaaaaaaaaaaaaaaaaaaaatatatatatatatatatatatatatatatatatatatatatatttatgtacgTGTAAACTAAAGAATTATTAGGTCCTAGTGGTGACAGTGGTGTGGCCTTTAAAACGCCAACGCTAGACAAAGCAAGGCAATGCTTATGGTTATTTTAATTGAAGAGGGATGAGTCATGTTGGTGGGCTGATGAGAGGGACACCTGATGTGGACCTTCTTTAATGGCAGTGGaaggttttttctttttttttttttattattatttagtagGGAAAATTAGGAGAGTGTAGTTTAACTTTTGTCAAATGAATATATATCTTGTAGGTTTTGCTTTTCTTTAAATTATCCTTTTgagaaatttataatttagttgatgaattttattttgtattatattttaatttttaaattttaaaaaattaattatttaattcataaattttacgttatattataatttaatttaaaaaatttaaaaaattaattatttaatctttttaattttaatatattgaaCAGTTTAGTCTCTATAATTTTAttgtttaaaataatttcattaattaattgaaagattaaattattatatatattaaaattataaatattaaagtataatataatataaaatttaaagactaaataattaatttcttaaattttaggtaccaaaatataatataaaacaaaatttagaggtaaaattataaattttccttaTCTTTCATGAGTAAAGAAAATACAAATGCACATTTTAGTGGATTGTACACAAGTGGCTCTAGAGGGAAAAAGTATTAAACTATGAAGTGAGAGCCAAAAATGCGaaaatttaattgttggattATGCTCCTTTGAAGACATAACATTTAGCAGCCTAATATTCAATTCCTTGTGTTCAATAAATTTCTGAATATGTGGAAGCTCTGCTCAGTTTGCTGCTGTCCTTTGTGCTTCGGAAGAGTCAAATGCCCTTCAACCACCAGAGGCTAGGAAAGGAAATGGGATAttaataaatgaatttttttttttatataatttataaagtaATCTCTAAAGTATGTGAAAAATTACAAATCAATtcctattttttaatttataataatttaatgtcTGAGGTTTGATTTCATATTAGTCTCTACCATTTAAATTCACCATTAActtcattaattttaataaaatttgaaataatttagtCATGGAgttttgttttattaataaaataaattttatatttgaattttatatttaaataattatataatttaaaaaatattaaatattttttataattaatattttgtaaatataaaatagtaaatataGTTAATTAGATAATAATATCATGGTCATTAGAACCAGACCAATTTAACTAGAAACCAAAGTTCTATTTAGCTCAATCATTAAACCCTGATTAGTAGAAAACCGGAGCGAAGTATTTTAAATCGGCCAGTGAACTGATAATTCGGCCGGATTTGAACCAGTTTTCCAACTGAAAACCGGCTGATCTATTGAGTAAAAGAATATTGTAAAATTAGCTGCAAGTTGCGCCAAAGAACCAATTTAGCCTCACAAAATTTTACGTAACCTTTTACTATATCTATCTGTGTGTGTTAAATTCAATCAAATTAAAAACCATACAAAAAAATTtcctttattaatttatattatattatattatattaatacccacttaataattcaataatttattatattaatctattaacttaattttattatattaaaaaaaatttaattttaattattttttgttacaaataattaaatattattagttaaaattttaattaaaaatctaaattttttttaaaaagcaattacatattaattaatttgataacaaaaattaatttgaGAGCAATTCACCAGCAACTTTATATTCAATttatgtaatttttaaaattaaagggaGTAAAATTAGGAATGGTAACGAATAGGGATTTGCAGGTATTTGATTGGACCAAATCTTATCAGGACGGGTTTGGTAATATATAATAAGACTTGAGatgaatttgattttaaaaaataatatttatggggGATTTAGATCAGGTTTATGTTTTACATGTTGTGTATTTGTTACTtgaatctatttatataaataattaattaaataaaaatatatttatttataataatatttattaatttttacatattttattttaaataaaataaaatttaaatatttgataaaattattaaggtttttaaaatataaattattaataaaaatattttttatgtaaattattaattaaaatatataaaattaaataaatttaaatattttttaaataataataattgaatttaggattaatttaaataattaataataaattttaattgagtttaCTACGAATTCAAGTATTGAAAAATATGAATCAAACTTGAGCtcaatttcaatatttttctagaatACCTTATCTATTATCATTCATAAgcaaaattgatttaaactcaagtTTAGAGACTTCCAGGAAAAGTTTAAGAGGTGGGATATGCTTTACCATTTATATTACTATGCTAACCGGATAAAATTGTGTTCAATTAAtacaattatttaaattaaataggtaaattaattcaaatttaatttacaaaataaattaacttttcattaaaaattcaagcttaaatatatttttaattaatttatttaaattataaaaattaatttattaataaaattaaatttgagaaattaaattattacaaattaaaaaaataaactgatatgtaattttttatatgCATCAGAgtgtaatttataatttattttttaaagccTGTTTCTCTGTAGTCTTATGGAGGACGTGCTGGATCCCATTAACGGCAAAAAAataggaaaggaaaagaaaagaaagaaaaaaagtgaAACCAAAATGACTTGGGTACTGGATCAAGAGAACAGAGTTGATGGGTACTGGCCCAACAAATTTGTGCCTGATGGACTGGTTTATGGGCAGCCTGCAAAGGTCTCATTGCTTTTAGCTCAGCCTGGGAAATGCAGAAAATCATAAAATTCTAGCACCAGATATTTTTAGCTGACTGATGCTGACAAACAAGCAGAGCAGCAATGGCTGCTTCACTCTCTCTCCACTGCCACAATAGACCACCCTTATCCTTAGACAATACCTTGCTTAGAAATCCCACCATCACTATTCCAATGACCGCCCAGAACAGCACCAACTGTCCAAATCAACCGCACCCATGTCTTGTTTCACTGGAAAAATGCTCCAGCATGTCCGAGCTCAAGCAAATCCATGCCCAAATGCTCAGGACCGGCCTCTTCTTCGAACCCTTTGAAGCCGGCAAACTTGTGGGCTTTTGCGCCCTCCAAGACTCTGGAAGCCTCCATTATGCTCGTCTCGTCTTCTCTCAAATCCACAATCCCACACCTTATACTTATAATTCTATAATCCGAGGATACACAAACCAGAACTTACATAGAGACGCACTTTTTTTCTATCAAGAGATGATAGTTGAAGGACAGATACCGGATAGATTTACATATCCTTCGTTGTTCAAGTCATGTGGAAATTTATCCGAGGGGAAACAGCTTCATTGTCACTCCACAAAATTCGGTTTCGCATCAGATTCCTATATCCAGAACACTTTGATGAATATGTATTCGAATTGCGGTTGTTTGGTGTCAGCTAAAAAGGTATTTGATAAAATGGTGGAAAAGAATGTGGTTTCATGGGCAACAATGATTGGTGCTTATGCGCAATGGGAACAACCCCACGAAGCATTGAAGCTTTTTGAGAGAATGGAGAGTGAAAATGCGAGTCCGAACGAGGTTACGTTGGTCAATCTCCTGACTGCTTGTGCAAGAGCAAAAGATTTGGCATTGTTGAAGACGATTCATGAGTACATTGATGAAAATGGTTTTGGATCCCATGAGGTCCTCAAAACGGCTCTCATGGATGCTTATTGCAAATGTGGTTGTGTATCACTGGCAAGAGATCTATTTGACAAGATGCAGGAAAAGAACTTGTTTTGTTGGAATATCATGATTAATGGGTGCGTAGAGGATAGTGATTATGAAGAGGCTTTGCTACTCTTTCGTCAAATGCAAGTTCAGGGTGTCCAAGCGGATGAGGTCACCATGGTGAGTTTATTGCTTGCTTGCATCCATTTGGGTGCTCTTGACCTTGGTAAGTGGTTACATGCCTATATCAAGAAGCGAAAAATCAACGTGGATGTTGCCCTAGGAACAGCAATGGTAGACATGTATGCGAAGTGTGGAAGCATAGAAAGAGCATTATGCGTGTTTCAGGAGCTGCCTAAGAAAGATGTTATGACTTGGACAGCCTTGATTGTTGGTCTTGCTATGTCTGGGCAAGGGGAGATGGCTCTGGAGTATTTCCATGAGATGCAGGGTAACGGAATTAAGCCTGATGCAATCACATTTGTGGGGGTTCTGGCTGCGTGTAGTCATGCTGGACTTGTGGATGAAGGGATCGCACACTTCAAATCAATGGCTGATACCTATGGCATTCAGCCTACGATTGAGCACTATGGTGGTTTGGTCGATATATTAGGCCGAGCTGGTCGGATAGCTGAAGCAGAGGAGTTGATAAAGAAAATGCCAATGGCACCAGATCATTACGTTTTAGGGGGTCTTCTTGGTGCCTGCAGAATCCATAGAAATCTTGAAGCTGCAGAGAGAGCAGCCAAACGGCTTTTGGAGCAGGACCCGGAAAATTGTGGAGCATATGTACTCTTATCTAACATTTATAAATCATCAAGGAGGTGGGAAGAAGCTAAAAGAATCAGGGAACTGATGGTGAAAAGAGGCATGAGAAAACCCCCAGGATGCAGCCTGA
Above is a genomic segment from Hevea brasiliensis isolate MT/VB/25A 57/8 chromosome 17, ASM3005281v1, whole genome shotgun sequence containing:
- the LOC110639559 gene encoding uncharacterized protein LOC110639559 — its product is MENPRNLSTNSIGFCLLPSELIHRILLNLLIPEILCLKSLNKSLSDLISDQHFVRYYNSRSKSTTWLFVYKKRWHRDAVLHGFSNQSDRWFKLQIVNLLKPLISPGESIYFLTASGDVFLFSSNTRKAVIAVNLSAKTVKRIPPSPLGPRGTSSWRRSGMKLVSGSNSFRFLFAELVENRPVLFVYTSETDKWLSMEARENFAGLPRGFQREDDYIFLNVVNGPYESVVMMAGFESDDAPVVVRPRFEGGGDDEQQLTVGYSWGNVIDRLYVHGDGHMLIIKSNGVGDADTGARMLNGIELWALGSSGGQWERNSKVPSRIMEEIMKPYRVIMGCLERRDGVIRAVLLSNCEVLWDIIWLSYDINRCYWTLIPVPNCNMKGLNMAGIAFSSGLTL
- the LOC110639548 gene encoding pentatricopeptide repeat-containing protein At1g08070, chloroplastic; the protein is MAASLSLHCHNRPPLSLDNTLLRNPTITIPMTAQNSTNCPNQPHPCLVSLEKCSSMSELKQIHAQMLRTGLFFEPFEAGKLVGFCALQDSGSLHYARLVFSQIHNPTPYTYNSIIRGYTNQNLHRDALFFYQEMIVEGQIPDRFTYPSLFKSCGNLSEGKQLHCHSTKFGFASDSYIQNTLMNMYSNCGCLVSAKKVFDKMVEKNVVSWATMIGAYAQWEQPHEALKLFERMESENASPNEVTLVNLLTACARAKDLALLKTIHEYIDENGFGSHEVLKTALMDAYCKCGCVSLARDLFDKMQEKNLFCWNIMINGCVEDSDYEEALLLFRQMQVQGVQADEVTMVSLLLACIHLGALDLGKWLHAYIKKRKINVDVALGTAMVDMYAKCGSIERALCVFQELPKKDVMTWTALIVGLAMSGQGEMALEYFHEMQGNGIKPDAITFVGVLAACSHAGLVDEGIAHFKSMADTYGIQPTIEHYGGLVDILGRAGRIAEAEELIKKMPMAPDHYVLGGLLGACRIHRNLEAAERAAKRLLEQDPENCGAYVLLSNIYKSSRRWEEAKRIRELMVKRGMRKPPGCSLIEVDGVVHEFVKGDSSHSQSLEIHKMLEDMISRLKKAGYVPNKAEVLFDMDEEEKETALSLHSEKLAIAFGLLNTSPGMPLRVVKNLRVCSDCHTATKLISKLYNREIIVRDRSRFHHFKDGFCSCKDFW